The Streptomyces sp. NBC_01268 genome segment TCGGCGGCTACCTCACGCTCCTCGCCCTGCTGCTCGGCGCGGCCGGCGTGGTCTTCCCGTTCCGGGCCGAACTCTTCGGCCCGGAGGACACGACCGCGCGACCCCCCTTGGCCGCGGGGCCCGCAGACTCCGGCACGTCCACCACGATCGTCTCGGCGGCGTCCGGTACGGTCGCCCTCGGCCCCGGGCAGTCGATGCTCGACGAGGGCGCGTTGCGCCGGGCGGTCGACTCGCTCACCGAGGGCGAGAAGAAGGGCCCGGCCCTCACCGTCGTCGTGCAGGACCGCCTGCTGACGGTCGTGTTCACCCCCACGGGCTCGCAGGCCCCCGGCTTCGACCTGGACGCCCTGCCCTACGCGCGCATCCCCGCCCTCGTCCGGGAGGCCAGGACCACCCTCGGCGTCCGCTCCCCGCGGACCTGGCAGGTCACCGCCGAGCGCCTGACCGGCGCCCTCACCCTCAGGGTCGGCGTGACCGGCGCCGACGGCGTCGCCTCGCTGGAGGCGAACGGCGACGGAGAGGTCGTGCGGCGCATCCGGGCGCGCTGACGGCCCGGGAGGACCCGGGCGGACCTCGGCGGTCCCGGGCGGTCCCGGGCGGGACGGGCGGGGTGGGCGAGACGGACAGGGCGGGCGGCGCGGACGGTCTACGGGGCCGACGGGGCCGACGGGCCGACGGGGTCGACGGGGTGGGACCAGGAGGAGCACGGATGGGCTGGCACGGATTTCTGGCGTTGTGGTGCGGTGTCCTCGGCACGTTCGCGCTGGTCGGATACGGGCGGTCGCTGGCCGGGGTGACCCGGGCCCAGCGGGCGGTCCGCGTCACGGGCCGGATCGAGCGGGTCGGGGAGCCGCGGCACGGGAGCTCGGGGAGCGAGGGGATAGCCGTGGTCGTCACCTTCCGCGACCCCGCCACCGGGCAGGAGTTCACCGTCACCAACGACGGCGAGCGCGGCGACCGGATCAGCACGGCCTGGACGGGACGGGAGATCGGCATCCGCTACCCCCCGGGCAGGCCGCACGCCTACCGCTTCACCGCCGACCCGGAGGCCGGCCGGCTCGGACTCGGGTGGCCCAACTTCGCGGTCTTCCTGATCTACGTCGGGCTGGTCGTCGTCGCCGCGGTCGACTGGGGCTGGCCCTGGTCGCTGATCGGCTTCGGAGTGCCCTGGACCCTGCTGGGCGCGACCTACCTGCCCGGGGCCGTGCGCGACACGCGCCGGCGCGTCGAGGAGCTGGCCTCCGGGGGTCCGGTCCCCGGCCGCGTCATCGCCGTACTGAAGGACGTCAGGATCGACGAGGACGGCGACACCCTCACCAGCCACACCCCGGTCGTCGCCTTCACCACCCACGAGGGCACCGCCGTCACCGCGTACCGCACCCACGGGCTGCGCGACCCCGCCCGCTCGCGCGGCCGTGACCTCACGATCCACTACCGGCCCGACGACCCGGCCCTCTTCACCACGGACCTCGCCGGCGAACACCGCTCCCGCACGGGCGAGATCGCGTTCGGCATCGCGGCCCTCCTCGTGGGGGTGGCGGCGGCCGTGGCGGGAGGGATCCTGGTCGCGGGGTGACGCGCACCGGCTCGTGACGAACCGGCCGAACGGCCGGTGCTCCGGGAGCACCGGCCGCACGCGTCCGACCCGGCGTCAGGCGGCAGCGAGTACGGGCGAGTCGCCCCCCACCCCCTCGTCATGCCTCAGCAGGGCGAGCAGTGCAGCCCGGGCCCGCGCCACCCGCGAGCGCACCGTACCGACCGGACAGCCGATGGCCTCGGCGGCCTCCGCGTACGGCAGTCCCAGGAGCTGCGTGAGGACGAAGGCGTCACGGCGTTCGTCGGGGATCGTGGCGAGGAGCTCGGTGAGGGCGATGCCGTCCTCGAATCCGGGCAGGTCACGGGGCTGCGCGTGCTCGGCGGCCGTCTGCCAGTCGTCACGGTCGGAGAGGCGGGGCCGGGCGGCGGCGTGCCGCAGACTGTCGACGACCGTGCGCCGCGCTATCGAGAGCAGCCAGGTACGGGCGGACGAGCGGCCCTGGAACCGGGGCAGGGCGGCGAGCGCTCTGAGGAACACCTCCTGGGTGAGGTCGTCGGCCGCCTGACGGTCGGCGCTGAGGTAGGCCACGTACCGCCAGACGTCCCGGTGCAGCGCGCGCACGAACTGGTCCGCCTTCGCCGGGTCCCCGTCCCGGGCCGCGAGGGCCAGCAGGGTCGTGGCCGCGTCGGACTCGGCGGAGTGGTGGGTACGGGCGTGAGGACGGGGCCGGGTGTCGGTCCGCGGGCCGGCCGGGGGTTGGGTCCGGGGCCGGTCGTGGTCGAGGTTGTGGTCGAGGTTGTGGTTGTGGTTGTGGTTGTGGGCAGGTTTCATCGCCACAGGTCCTTGGGTCCTTGAGGAAGGCGGAGGGTACGGCCTGCCGGAGGGCACGGCCGAGGCCCGAGCGGCGGCCGTGTGCGAAGGGCCGGCGGGCTCGGGGAACCAGCTGTCGGATCAGAGGACAGCGCCTGCCCGCGGAGGACCCCGCGAGACGAGGGAATGGGCGAGATGAAGCCGCCGGGGCGCACGCTCGTCACCCGGGCGTACGGGGCGGAAGCGCGGCCGGTCCACGGGAACGGGCCCGACGGCGAGCAGCAGCCCGAGCGGCCGGAACAGCCCGGCGGGCAGCGCCCGCAGCAGCCGGAACGCCCCGCGCTCGCCGTACGCGAGCCACAGACCGCTGAGCAACGCGGCCAGGAGGTGCGCCGCGACCATGCCGGAGGACGCGGAGAGCGAGGAGCCCGGCAGGTCGCCGAGGGAGGACACCATCGACGCCATGTCGTGGGCGTCGGACGCGGCCGGCAGATGCGCCGAGGTCAGATGACCCGTGTGCCCGGACTGGCCCATGTCCAGCCCGAGATGGGGCAGGTGCCCCATGGTGAGGGAACCCATGTCGCCGGAGGACACGACGCCGGAGGACACGACGCCGGGCCCGGACCCGGCCCCCGCGCCCATGTCCGGGCCGGCGTGCGGCGCCGTGCCGCCGTCGGACTGCGCCCAGGAGAACGCCGAGTGCAGCACCGACTGCACCGCCACGGCCGCCGTCGTCACCGCGCACAGGCCCCGCTCGCGGCCGCCCACGGCCCAGGCCGCCGCCGCCGTCGCCGCGAAGGCCGCGCCCAGCACCCAACCGGCCACAGGGCGGCCCGACATCAGGATGTGGCCGGTGGCCGCGAGCAGCACGCAGACGGCCGCGAAGAGGGCGGCCCGTACCGCACGCGCTAATCGGCCCGGTGTCATGGCGTGCTCATCCTCGCACCCCTCCCCGGTGGCCTGCCCGCTCCCTCGAACCGTGGAGAACATGCCTACGCGACATGTGGTCCGTCCCACAAGAGGGCCCGGGAACTCCCCGGCCGCCCCGGCCGACTCCTCCTCCCGGAGACGCCCCGGAGGCACCGGGCGCGGCACGGGGGAGGAGTGGCGGTTGAGCGACGAGCGCCCGGCGCGCGGGCTGACCGCGCTGCTCACGACGGCCATGGCGTTCTCGATGATGCAGCTGTTCCTGCTCGGCGCGCTGGGGCCGCGCCTGGTGGAGCGGTTCGGCATCTCCGAGACCCTGCTCGGCCTGACCACCACCGTCGGTTTCGGCACGGCCGCCGTCCTGTCGCCGCTCGGCGGACGGATCGTCGACCGGGTCGGCCCCCGGCGCGCGCTCGTCACCCTGCTCGCGCTCTCCGCCCTCGCCCTCGCGCTGATCGGCGCCGCGCCCGGACCGGGGTTCCTG includes the following:
- a CDS encoding sigma-70 family RNA polymerase sigma factor, which codes for MKPAHNHNHNHNLDHNLDHDRPRTQPPAGPRTDTRPRPHARTHHSAESDAATTLLALAARDGDPAKADQFVRALHRDVWRYVAYLSADRQAADDLTQEVFLRALAALPRFQGRSSARTWLLSIARRTVVDSLRHAAARPRLSDRDDWQTAAEHAQPRDLPGFEDGIALTELLATIPDERRDAFVLTQLLGLPYAEAAEAIGCPVGTVRSRVARARAALLALLRHDEGVGGDSPVLAAA
- a CDS encoding DUF3592 domain-containing protein encodes the protein MGWHGFLALWCGVLGTFALVGYGRSLAGVTRAQRAVRVTGRIERVGEPRHGSSGSEGIAVVVTFRDPATGQEFTVTNDGERGDRISTAWTGREIGIRYPPGRPHAYRFTADPEAGRLGLGWPNFAVFLIYVGLVVVAAVDWGWPWSLIGFGVPWTLLGATYLPGAVRDTRRRVEELASGGPVPGRVIAVLKDVRIDEDGDTLTSHTPVVAFTTHEGTAVTAYRTHGLRDPARSRGRDLTIHYRPDDPALFTTDLAGEHRSRTGEIAFGIAALLVGVAAAVAGGILVAG